The following are from one region of the Silene latifolia isolate original U9 population chromosome 9, ASM4854445v1, whole genome shotgun sequence genome:
- the LOC141600239 gene encoding formin-like protein 18 isoform X2: MALFRKFFYRKPPDGLLEITERVYVFDCCFTTDVVEDENYKSYISGIVGQLRAHLPDASFMVFNYREGSQQSHIADILLEHDMTVVDYPRQYEGCPLLTIEMINHCVRSGDSWLLLGQRNVLLMHCERGGWPILAFMLAALLIYRNLYNGEQKTLDMIYRQAPRELLQLMSPLNPLPSQLRYLQYVSRRNLSLEWPPPDRALMLDCIILRLIPNMDGDGGCRPVIRIYGQDPSVDADRTTKVLFSTPKTSRIVRHFKQIESELVKIDIHCNVQGDVVLECISLEEDLEREKMMFRFMFSTAFIRSNILMLNRDEIDTLWDSKDKFPKDFRTEVLFSEVDSTSLDAEIDTPDIEDKEGLPIEAFAKVQEIFSNLDWTESETDVAQNVLQKLTVSTVLKETVDMASHERVEADSFGGLSPTKFVKKRTSPLSENSVVLEKKQSKPSSGPSLDDNMTPKKTLSGNLVPALQQPTQTKIISPRILQSSRSGTGLYNSSFQASPKPMQRFQSSASSLGITALLHDHDEYRTDAFSLGESMSAQPSDSSAVSVPDVPQTPTAPQRVPPQQTGLKRSVCMNSTALVQKPPPSPLLPPPLPPPPPPHPPAPFDSTSVRNTLSAIPPPPPPPPSFKTSFSNVETTLLAPPPSPPPPPPPPPSTVHSPSASTGIIKSKPPPPPPPPLKHSSPFDAENSLRTPPPPPPPPPPPPPPPPPPPCVSGNISLASKTVGAVKTPSPPPPPPRLPSSGMSTSVPPPPPPPKAMFKDIGSTVSPQAPPVPPPPMPKANSTTRPQGSATNGPVPPPPGPPGVKGRIPSRVTPRTQGQPKKANLKPYHWLKLTRVMQGSLWAEAQKSDEASKAPDFDMSELENLFAASVPNSENGGIGSKSSRRAAGPKNDKVQLIELRRAYNCEIMLSKVKIPLPELMNAVLALDDSALDIDQIENLIKFCPTKEEMELLKGYKGEKEKLGKCEQFFLELMKVPRVESKLRVFAFKMQFKSQLCDLRKNLQTVNSTSEEIRTSVKLKRVMQTILSLGNALNQGTARGSAVGFRLDSLLKLTDTRARNNKLTLMHYLCKVLAEKLPELLDFPKDLLSLENSTKVQLKFLAEEMQAISKGLEKVVQELTTAGNDGLVSEAFCKILKEFLAYAEGEVRVEMQTLLQCILVKIQQSAHLNKSCLPY; the protein is encoded by the exons ATGGCATTGTTTCGGAAGTTCTTTTACAGGAAACCACCTGATGGGTTGCTAGAGATTACAGAAAGGGTTTATG TCTTTGATTGTTGCTTCACAACGGATGTGGTGGAGGATGAAAACtataaatcttacattagtgGAATAGTTGGTCAACTTCGTGCTCACCTACCTGATGCTTCATTCATGGTGTTCAACTATCGTGAAGGGAGCCAACAAAGCCACATTGCCGATATACTATTAGAACATGACATGACTGTAGTGGACTACCCTCGGCAATATGAGGGTTGTCCATTGCTTACAATAGAGATGATTAATCACTGCGTGAGATCAGGTGACAGCTGGCTTTTGCTTGGTCAGCGCAATGTGCTTTTAATGCATTGTGAACGAGGTGGTTGGCCGATTTTAGCTTTCATGTTAGCTGCACTTTTAATCTATAGAAACCTGTACAATGGGGAACAGAAGACGTTGGATATGATATATAGACAAGCCCCTCGTGAGCTTCTTCAGTTGATGTCCCCATTAAATCCATTGCCCTCGCAGTTGCGATATCTGCAGTACGTTTCAAGAAGAAATTTGAGCCTTGAATGGCCTCCTCCAGATAGGGCTTTGATGTTGGATTGTATAATTCTTAGGCTCATTCCAAATATGGATGGTGATGGTGGTTGCAGACCCGTTATTAGAATATATGGTCAGGACCCTTCAGTTGATGCTGACCGAACTACTAAAGTACTATTTTCAACCCCAAAAACAAGCAGAATTGTTCGGCATTTTAAGCAG ATAGAAAGTGAACTGGTCAAGATTGATATCCATTGTAATGTTCAAGGGGATGTTGTTCTCGAGTGCATCAGCTTAGAAGAAGATTTGGAGCGTGAGAAAATGATGTTTAGGTTCATGTTCAGCACAGCATTTATCAGATCCAACATTCTAATGCTGAACCGTGATGAAATTGATACCCTGTGGGATTCCAAGGATAAGTTTCCCAAGGACTTCAGGACGGAG GTTCTTTTCTCAGAGGTGGACTCAACTAGCCTTGATGCTGAAATTGATACGCCTGACATTGAAGACAAAGAAGGTCTTCCTATTGAAGCATTTGCCAAGGTGCAAGAGATTTTCAGCAATTTGGATTGGACAGAGTCAGAAACGGATGTTGCACAGAATGTCCTACAGAAATTAACTGTATCAACTGTACTCAAAGAAACTGTAGACATGGCTTCTCATGAGAGAGTAGAAGCAGATAGTTTTGGAGGTCTTAGTCCTACCAAGTTTGTGAAAAAGCGAACATCACCGTTGTCAGAAAATTCAGTGGTCCTGGAGAAGAAGCAATCAAAACCGTCTTCAGGACCTTCTCTAGATGACAATATGACACCAAAGAAGACTTTATCGGGAAATCTGGTTCCTGCACTTCAGCAACCAACACAAACAAAGATCATATCTCCTCGTATACTCCAGTCCTCTCGTTCAGGTACAGGCTTGTATAACAGTTCTTTCCAAGCTTCACCAAAACCTATGCAAAGGTTTCAAAGTTCAGCATCTTCACTTGGGATCACGGCACTTCTACACGACCATGATGAGTATAGAACTGATGCATTTTCTCTTGGGGAGTCAATGTCTGCACAGCCATCTGATTCTTCAGCCGTATCTGTTCCTGATGTGCCTCAAACACCAACTGCTCCTCAACGTGTACCTCCTCAGCAAACTGGACTTAAAAGATCCGTGTGTATGAACTCCACTGCGTTAGTCCAAAAACCACCGCCATCACCACTCctccctcctcctcttcctcctcctcctcctcctcaccccCCTGCCCCGTTTGATTCGACAAGTGTTAGGAACACATTGTCAGCAATCCCTCCACCCCCTCCTCCCCCTCCCTCTTTTAAGACTTCATTTTCGAATGTAGAGACCACTTTATTGGCCCCTCCGCCTtcaccacctccacctccacctccacctcccTCTACTGTACATTCTCCTTCTGCTAGTACTGGGATCATAAAATCAAAGCCGCCACCTCCACCTCCCCCTCCTTTGAAGCATTCATCACCTTTTGATGCTGAAAATTCTTTAAGaacgcctcctcctcctcctcctcctcctcctcctcctcctcctcctcctccccctcctcctTGTGTCTCGGGGAATATTTCATTGGCTTCCAAAACAGTTGGAGCAGTTAAAACTCCttctcctccaccaccgcctccaaGATTACCAAGTTCCGGCATGTCAACATCAGTGCCGCCTCCACCACCACCTCCTAAAGCTATGTTCAAAGACATTGGGTCCACTGTCTCTCCTCAAGCTCCGCCCGTGCCACCTCCACCCATGCCTAAAGCTAATAGTACCACACGGCCTCAAGGTTCTGCTACTAATGGACCTGTTCCTCCACCACCTGGCCCCCCTGGTGTAAAGGGACGAATCCCGTCTCGCGTTACACCAAGGACCCAGGGGCAGCCGAAAAAGGCTAATCTGAAGCCATATCATTGGTTGAAGTTGACGAGGGTCATGCAAGGTAGCTTATGGGCAGAGGCTCAGAAATCTGATGAGGCTTCTAA AGCTCCGGATTTTGATATGTCAGAGCTTGAGAATCTCTTTGCCGCATCTGTTCCAAATTCAGAGAATGGGGGCATAGGTAGCAAATCTAGTCGTCGTGCTGCCGGACCTAAAAATGATAAAGTTCAGCTG ATTGAGCTGAGGCGAGCTTACAATTGTGAAATAATGCTTTCAAAGGTCAAAATCCCATTGCCTGAGCTGATG AATGCAGTACTTGCTTTGGATGATTCAGCTTTGGACATTGATCAAATTGAAAACCTTATAAAGTTCTGTCCCACAAAGGAAGAAATGGAGTTATTAAAG GGATACAAGGGTGAGAAAGAGAAGCTTGGTAAATGTGAGCAG TTTTTCTTAGAATTGATGAAAGTTCCACGGGTAGAATCAAAGTTAAGAGTTTTTGCATTTAAAATGCAGTTTAAATCTCAG TTGTGTGACCTCAGAAAGAATTTACAAACAGTGAACTCAACATCGGAAGAG ATCAGAACTTCGGTAAAACTGAAAAGAGTCATGCAAACAATTCTTTCTTTGGGAAATGCGTTGAACCAAGGGACTGCACGAG GCTCTGCTGTTGGATTTCGACTGGATAGTCTTCTTAAACTCACAGATACTCGGGCTCGGAACAACAAATTGACTCTCATGCATTATCTGTGCAAG GTGCTTGCTGAAAAGCTACCCGAACTATTAGATTTTCCAAAAGACTTACTTAGCTTGGAGAACTCAACAAAG GTACAACTTAAGTTCTTAGCCGAAGAAATGCAAGCAATTAGCAAAGGTCTAGAAAAGGTTGTTCAGGAATTGACTACCGCAGGAAACGATGGCCTTGTTTCAGAAGCCTTTTGCAAG ATTTTGAAGGAGTTCCTTGCTTACGCAGAAGGTGAAGTAAG GGTAGAaatgcagacgctcttgcaatgTATTTTGGTGAAGATCCAGCAAAGTGCCCATTTGAACAAG TCGTGTCTACCTTACTAA
- the LOC141600239 gene encoding formin-like protein 18 isoform X1 gives MALFRKFFYRKPPDGLLEITERVYVFDCCFTTDVVEDENYKSYISGIVGQLRAHLPDASFMVFNYREGSQQSHIADILLEHDMTVVDYPRQYEGCPLLTIEMINHCVRSGDSWLLLGQRNVLLMHCERGGWPILAFMLAALLIYRNLYNGEQKTLDMIYRQAPRELLQLMSPLNPLPSQLRYLQYVSRRNLSLEWPPPDRALMLDCIILRLIPNMDGDGGCRPVIRIYGQDPSVDADRTTKVLFSTPKTSRIVRHFKQIESELVKIDIHCNVQGDVVLECISLEEDLEREKMMFRFMFSTAFIRSNILMLNRDEIDTLWDSKDKFPKDFRTEVLFSEVDSTSLDAEIDTPDIEDKEGLPIEAFAKVQEIFSNLDWTESETDVAQNVLQKLTVSTVLKETVDMASHERVEADSFGGLSPTKFVKKRTSPLSENSVVLEKKQSKPSSGPSLDDNMTPKKTLSGNLVPALQQPTQTKIISPRILQSSRSGTGLYNSSFQASPKPMQRFQSSASSLGITALLHDHDEYRTDAFSLGESMSAQPSDSSAVSVPDVPQTPTAPQRVPPQQTGLKRSVCMNSTALVQKPPPSPLLPPPLPPPPPPHPPAPFDSTSVRNTLSAIPPPPPPPPSFKTSFSNVETTLLAPPPSPPPPPPPPPSTVHSPSASTGIIKSKPPPPPPPPLKHSSPFDAENSLRTPPPPPPPPPPPPPPPPPPPCVSGNISLASKTVGAVKTPSPPPPPPRLPSSGMSTSVPPPPPPPKAMFKDIGSTVSPQAPPVPPPPMPKANSTTRPQGSATNGPVPPPPGPPGVKGRIPSRVTPRTQGQPKKANLKPYHWLKLTRVMQGSLWAEAQKSDEASKAPDFDMSELENLFAASVPNSENGGIGSKSSRRAAGPKNDKVQLIELRRAYNCEIMLSKVKIPLPELMNAVLALDDSALDIDQIENLIKFCPTKEEMELLKGYKGEKEKLGKCEQFFLELMKVPRVESKLRVFAFKMQFKSQLCDLRKNLQTVNSTSEEIRTSVKLKRVMQTILSLGNALNQGTARGSAVGFRLDSLLKLTDTRARNNKLTLMHYLCKVLAEKLPELLDFPKDLLSLENSTKVQLKFLAEEMQAISKGLEKVVQELTTAGNDGLVSEAFCKILKEFLAYAEGEVRSLASLYSVVGRNADALAMYFGEDPAKCPFEQVVSTLLNFVRMFIRAHEENCKNQELEKKKADKEAENEKLKTGPRPKDSEHHVPSPRESRLSNNSTFHS, from the exons ATGGCATTGTTTCGGAAGTTCTTTTACAGGAAACCACCTGATGGGTTGCTAGAGATTACAGAAAGGGTTTATG TCTTTGATTGTTGCTTCACAACGGATGTGGTGGAGGATGAAAACtataaatcttacattagtgGAATAGTTGGTCAACTTCGTGCTCACCTACCTGATGCTTCATTCATGGTGTTCAACTATCGTGAAGGGAGCCAACAAAGCCACATTGCCGATATACTATTAGAACATGACATGACTGTAGTGGACTACCCTCGGCAATATGAGGGTTGTCCATTGCTTACAATAGAGATGATTAATCACTGCGTGAGATCAGGTGACAGCTGGCTTTTGCTTGGTCAGCGCAATGTGCTTTTAATGCATTGTGAACGAGGTGGTTGGCCGATTTTAGCTTTCATGTTAGCTGCACTTTTAATCTATAGAAACCTGTACAATGGGGAACAGAAGACGTTGGATATGATATATAGACAAGCCCCTCGTGAGCTTCTTCAGTTGATGTCCCCATTAAATCCATTGCCCTCGCAGTTGCGATATCTGCAGTACGTTTCAAGAAGAAATTTGAGCCTTGAATGGCCTCCTCCAGATAGGGCTTTGATGTTGGATTGTATAATTCTTAGGCTCATTCCAAATATGGATGGTGATGGTGGTTGCAGACCCGTTATTAGAATATATGGTCAGGACCCTTCAGTTGATGCTGACCGAACTACTAAAGTACTATTTTCAACCCCAAAAACAAGCAGAATTGTTCGGCATTTTAAGCAG ATAGAAAGTGAACTGGTCAAGATTGATATCCATTGTAATGTTCAAGGGGATGTTGTTCTCGAGTGCATCAGCTTAGAAGAAGATTTGGAGCGTGAGAAAATGATGTTTAGGTTCATGTTCAGCACAGCATTTATCAGATCCAACATTCTAATGCTGAACCGTGATGAAATTGATACCCTGTGGGATTCCAAGGATAAGTTTCCCAAGGACTTCAGGACGGAG GTTCTTTTCTCAGAGGTGGACTCAACTAGCCTTGATGCTGAAATTGATACGCCTGACATTGAAGACAAAGAAGGTCTTCCTATTGAAGCATTTGCCAAGGTGCAAGAGATTTTCAGCAATTTGGATTGGACAGAGTCAGAAACGGATGTTGCACAGAATGTCCTACAGAAATTAACTGTATCAACTGTACTCAAAGAAACTGTAGACATGGCTTCTCATGAGAGAGTAGAAGCAGATAGTTTTGGAGGTCTTAGTCCTACCAAGTTTGTGAAAAAGCGAACATCACCGTTGTCAGAAAATTCAGTGGTCCTGGAGAAGAAGCAATCAAAACCGTCTTCAGGACCTTCTCTAGATGACAATATGACACCAAAGAAGACTTTATCGGGAAATCTGGTTCCTGCACTTCAGCAACCAACACAAACAAAGATCATATCTCCTCGTATACTCCAGTCCTCTCGTTCAGGTACAGGCTTGTATAACAGTTCTTTCCAAGCTTCACCAAAACCTATGCAAAGGTTTCAAAGTTCAGCATCTTCACTTGGGATCACGGCACTTCTACACGACCATGATGAGTATAGAACTGATGCATTTTCTCTTGGGGAGTCAATGTCTGCACAGCCATCTGATTCTTCAGCCGTATCTGTTCCTGATGTGCCTCAAACACCAACTGCTCCTCAACGTGTACCTCCTCAGCAAACTGGACTTAAAAGATCCGTGTGTATGAACTCCACTGCGTTAGTCCAAAAACCACCGCCATCACCACTCctccctcctcctcttcctcctcctcctcctcctcaccccCCTGCCCCGTTTGATTCGACAAGTGTTAGGAACACATTGTCAGCAATCCCTCCACCCCCTCCTCCCCCTCCCTCTTTTAAGACTTCATTTTCGAATGTAGAGACCACTTTATTGGCCCCTCCGCCTtcaccacctccacctccacctccacctcccTCTACTGTACATTCTCCTTCTGCTAGTACTGGGATCATAAAATCAAAGCCGCCACCTCCACCTCCCCCTCCTTTGAAGCATTCATCACCTTTTGATGCTGAAAATTCTTTAAGaacgcctcctcctcctcctcctcctcctcctcctcctcctcctcctcctccccctcctcctTGTGTCTCGGGGAATATTTCATTGGCTTCCAAAACAGTTGGAGCAGTTAAAACTCCttctcctccaccaccgcctccaaGATTACCAAGTTCCGGCATGTCAACATCAGTGCCGCCTCCACCACCACCTCCTAAAGCTATGTTCAAAGACATTGGGTCCACTGTCTCTCCTCAAGCTCCGCCCGTGCCACCTCCACCCATGCCTAAAGCTAATAGTACCACACGGCCTCAAGGTTCTGCTACTAATGGACCTGTTCCTCCACCACCTGGCCCCCCTGGTGTAAAGGGACGAATCCCGTCTCGCGTTACACCAAGGACCCAGGGGCAGCCGAAAAAGGCTAATCTGAAGCCATATCATTGGTTGAAGTTGACGAGGGTCATGCAAGGTAGCTTATGGGCAGAGGCTCAGAAATCTGATGAGGCTTCTAA AGCTCCGGATTTTGATATGTCAGAGCTTGAGAATCTCTTTGCCGCATCTGTTCCAAATTCAGAGAATGGGGGCATAGGTAGCAAATCTAGTCGTCGTGCTGCCGGACCTAAAAATGATAAAGTTCAGCTG ATTGAGCTGAGGCGAGCTTACAATTGTGAAATAATGCTTTCAAAGGTCAAAATCCCATTGCCTGAGCTGATG AATGCAGTACTTGCTTTGGATGATTCAGCTTTGGACATTGATCAAATTGAAAACCTTATAAAGTTCTGTCCCACAAAGGAAGAAATGGAGTTATTAAAG GGATACAAGGGTGAGAAAGAGAAGCTTGGTAAATGTGAGCAG TTTTTCTTAGAATTGATGAAAGTTCCACGGGTAGAATCAAAGTTAAGAGTTTTTGCATTTAAAATGCAGTTTAAATCTCAG TTGTGTGACCTCAGAAAGAATTTACAAACAGTGAACTCAACATCGGAAGAG ATCAGAACTTCGGTAAAACTGAAAAGAGTCATGCAAACAATTCTTTCTTTGGGAAATGCGTTGAACCAAGGGACTGCACGAG GCTCTGCTGTTGGATTTCGACTGGATAGTCTTCTTAAACTCACAGATACTCGGGCTCGGAACAACAAATTGACTCTCATGCATTATCTGTGCAAG GTGCTTGCTGAAAAGCTACCCGAACTATTAGATTTTCCAAAAGACTTACTTAGCTTGGAGAACTCAACAAAG GTACAACTTAAGTTCTTAGCCGAAGAAATGCAAGCAATTAGCAAAGGTCTAGAAAAGGTTGTTCAGGAATTGACTACCGCAGGAAACGATGGCCTTGTTTCAGAAGCCTTTTGCAAG ATTTTGAAGGAGTTCCTTGCTTACGCAGAAGGTGAAGTAAGGTCTTTAGCTTCCCTTTATTCTGTCGTG GGTAGAaatgcagacgctcttgcaatgTATTTTGGTGAAGATCCAGCAAAGTGCCCATTTGAACAAG TCGTGTCTACCTTACTAAACTTCGTAAGAATGTTCATCCGGGCTCATGAGGAAAACTGTAAGAATCAGGAGCTCGAAAAGAAAAAAGCTGATAAGGAGGCTGAAAATGAGAAGCTGAAAACAGGCCCTCGCCCGAAAGACTCTGAGCACCATGTTCCTTCACCACGGGAATCGAGGCTGTCAAATAATTCCACATTCCACTCGTAG